GCACCCTGGCCGCCGCCCGCCCGGACCTCGTCCTCGATCTCGGCGCCGGCACCGGGGCCCTCTCCGAAGCTCTCCTGCTGCACGGAGGGGCCGGCGCGGTCGAGCTGATCGACGTCGACGCCGAGATGCTGGATCAGGCCCGGCTGCGGCTCGC
This is a stretch of genomic DNA from Deltaproteobacteria bacterium. It encodes these proteins:
- a CDS encoding methyltransferase domain-containing protein is translated as TLAAARPDLVLDLGAGTGALSEALLLHGGAGAVELIDVDAEMLDQARLRLARFGARGVRLFCVECYLIHS